A genomic region of Fusarium oxysporum Fo47 chromosome VI, complete sequence contains the following coding sequences:
- a CDS encoding transcriptional regulator PAI 2-type has protein sequence MILSSAHVETRIPALRQLIRDNALGVLTTAIPSDKHPHIQVSHIPFILDVQDEGSDTELGVLRGHIARQNPQSQAMIETLENSGSNVLDQEVLVLFTATSHHYVTPKFYTETKPTTAKVVPTWNYAAVQAYGRATVHYDSKSETSSKFLQKQLEDLSEQTETSIMNYTGKGDRPGPWKASDAPERYIEMMKKNIIGIEISIHRLEGKFKMSQEMRKGDRDGVIQGFGSMESDACQVIATMVQERSDLKEAQNK, from the coding sequence ATGATCCTTTCGTCAGCCCATGTCGAGACGCGTATTCCTGCCTTGCGACAGCTGATCCGCGATAACGCATTGGGTGTCCTCACCACCGCTATCCCCTCAGACAAGCACCCGCACATCCAAGTCAGCCACATCCCTTTCATCCTGGATGTCCAAGACGAAGGGAGCGACACTGAGCTCGGGGTTCTAAGGGGCCATATTGCCAGGCAGAACCCCCAAAGCCAGGCTATGATCGAGACGTTAGAAAACAGCGGATCTAACGTCCTAGATCAGGAGGTCCTTGTCTTGTTCACGGCAACGTCTCATCACTATGTCACGCCAAAGTTCTACACGGAAACAAAGCCTACTACTGCCAAAGTAGTACCCACGTGGAACTACGCTGCCGTCCAGGCCTATGGCCGAGCCACGGTCCACTACGATAGCAAATCTGAAACCTCGTCCAAATTCCTAcagaagcagctcgaggaCCTCTCTGAGCAAACAGAGACGTCCATTATGAACTATACCGGAAAGGGGGATCGACCAGGGCCATGGAAGGCTTCAGATGCACCGGAACGCTAcattgagatgatgaagaagaatatcaTTGGCATTGAGATTTCTATTCATCGGCTCGAGGGCAAGTTCAAAATGAGTCAGGAAATGCGAAAAGGCGATCGAGACGGTGTGATACAGGGTTTCGGGAGTATGGAATCGGATGCCTGTCAAGTCATTGCTACTATGGTCCAGGAACGCAGTGATCTCAAGGAAGCACAAAACAAGTAG
- a CDS encoding L-asparaginase II yields MIIPQSAEHRDCVVSDRGGIVENTHLIHVAVTDASGQILFAVGNPARITLARSTAKPIQILALLETKGFERFGFSDADIALMCSSHSSEESHITRGTEMLVKVAASEKDLRCGGHPALSEAVNRDWIRRDFVPGALCNNCSAKHIGMLAGAKAIDPENAENYHEGDHMMQLCVKAVFEEVAGLESKDIKWGIDGCNLPTPALPLQDLSYLYAVLADAADSPKGTDSLESGRKEKLARIYRAMWQYPEMVAGQGRFCTELMLQYKGGLVGKLGADGCYGIAVKESEQTRNLGARGGLGIAVKVEDGDSEILYAVVVEVLERLKVGSSKQLENLDVFHHLTRVNTAGVVTGRVSLDFRLNSC; encoded by the coding sequence ATGATTATTCCCCAATCTGCGGAGCACCGGGACTGCGTAGTGTCTGATCGCGGCGGTATCGTCGAGAATACGCACCTCATCCATGTCGCTGTAACAGACGCAAGCGGCCAGATTCTGTTTGCAGTTGGGAATCCTGCCCGAATTACTCTTGCACGGTCAACTGCGAAGCCTATACAGATTTTGGCCTTACTTGAAACCAAGGGCTTTGAAAGGTTTGGCTTCAGCGATGCGGACATTGCATTAATGTGCTCGTCTCACAGCAGCGAGGAAAGTCATATCACACGAGGCACCGAAATGCTGGTCAAGGTAGCGGCCAGTGAGAAGGACCTTCGTTGTGGCGGCCATCCGGCTCTTTCTGAAGCTGTGAACAGGGACTGGATCAGGCGAGACTTCGTTCCGGGTGCTCTTTGCAATAACTGCTCAGCCAAACACATTGGCATGTTGGCCGGTGCAAAGGCCATTGATCCCGAAAACGCTGAGAATTATCATGAGGGAGACCATATGATGCAGCTCTGCGTAAAGGCTGTCTTTGAGGAGGTGGCGGGCCTTGAATCTAAGGATATCAAATGGGGAATCGACGGCTGCAATCTACCCACTCCTGCTCTCCCCCTACAGGACCTCAGCTATCTGTATGCTGTTTTGGCGGATGCAGCAGACTCGCCCAAAGGGACTGATTCTCTAGAGTCTGGCCGTAAGGAGAAGCTGGCACGTATCTACCGCGCCATGTGGCAGTACCCAGAGATGGTAGCTGGACAGGGACGATTCTGCACAGAGCTCATGCTCCAGTACAAGGGAGGGCTTGTTGGAAAGCTTGGTGCAGATGGCTGCTACGGCATAGCGGTTAAAGAGTCGGAGCAAACCAGGAACCTGGGGGCTAGGGGTGGACTTGGGATTGctgtcaaggttgaggatggcgatAGTGAGATTCTATACGCTGTGGTGGTGGAGGTTCTAGAGAGGCTCAAAGTCGGCAGCTCGAAACAACTGGAGAACTTAGATGTGTTTCATCACTTGACTCGTGTTAATACGGCGGGTGTCGTGACGGGGAGAGTATCACTGGATTTCCGTCTCAATTCATGCTAG
- a CDS encoding RmlC-like cupin domain-containing protein — protein MSQTTSVPEILSSFTEKWSPRLIASVNDHHVKVAKIDGSFIWHAHPDSEELFYLLSGKLTMEIQGEEPVVMKEGDMYVVPKGVTHKPVAENAVIMMVEREGTVNTGDQTDSERTKQVKDVRGDL, from the coding sequence ATGTCTCAAACAACCTCCGTCCCCGAAATCCTCTCCTCATTCACCGAAAAATGGTCCCCACGCCTCATCGCATCCGTCAACGACCATCACGTCAAAGTCGCCAAGATCGACGGTTCATTTATCTGGCATGCTCATCCAGACTCTGAAGAGCTCTTTTATCTACTCTCTGGAAAATTGACGATGGAGATTCAAGGCGAAGAGCCTGTTGTTATGAAGGAGGGGGATATGTATGTCGTGCCAAAGGGAGTCACGCATAAGCCTGTAGCGGAGAATGCTGTTATCATGATGGTAGAAAGGGAGGGGACTGTCAATACGGGAGATCAGACGGACTCCGAGAGGACGAAGCAAGTTAAGGATGTGAGGGGGGATTTATGA